In one window of Vibrio sp. DW001 DNA:
- the accC gene encoding acetyl-CoA carboxylase biotin carboxylase subunit, whose translation MLDKLVIANRGEIALRILRACKEIGIKTVAVHSTADRDLKHVLLADESICIGPARGIDSYLNIPRIISAAEVTGAVAIHPGYGFLSENADFAEQVERSGFIFVGPKAETIRIMGDKVSAISAMKKAGVPCVPGSDGPLDDDASLNKAHAKRIGYPVIIKASGGGGGRGMRVVRGEADLVEAIAMTRAEAKAAFNNEVVYMEKYLENPRHVEVQIIADGQGGAIHLGERDCSMQRRHQKVVEEAPAPGITAEMRKFIGERCTRACIEINYRGAGTFEFLYENGEFYFIEMNTRIQVEHPVTEMVTGVDLIKEQLRVAAGQPLSFTQDDIKISGHSIECRINAEDPVRFLPCPGTINRFHAPGGMGVRWESHIYTGYTVPPHYDSMIGKLITYGENRDVAIARMKNALSEMIIEGIKTNISLQQEIMNDENFQHGGANIHYLEKKLGLQ comes from the coding sequence ATGCTGGACAAATTAGTCATCGCGAACCGAGGTGAAATTGCACTTCGTATACTTCGCGCTTGTAAAGAAATAGGTATCAAAACAGTGGCGGTCCACTCCACCGCTGACCGAGACCTAAAACACGTATTATTAGCCGATGAATCTATTTGCATCGGTCCTGCTCGTGGTATTGATAGCTACTTGAATATTCCTCGCATTATTTCAGCCGCGGAAGTTACTGGCGCAGTTGCTATTCACCCGGGTTACGGTTTCCTGTCTGAAAACGCAGATTTTGCAGAGCAAGTTGAACGTAGCGGCTTTATTTTTGTCGGCCCTAAAGCAGAAACTATCCGCATAATGGGTGACAAGGTATCGGCGATTAGTGCAATGAAGAAAGCAGGTGTGCCATGTGTACCTGGTTCTGACGGCCCTCTAGATGATGACGCAAGCCTTAACAAAGCTCACGCAAAGCGTATTGGCTATCCGGTAATTATCAAAGCCTCTGGTGGCGGTGGTGGCCGTGGCATGCGTGTTGTTCGTGGTGAGGCTGATCTCGTTGAAGCCATCGCAATGACACGTGCAGAAGCAAAAGCGGCATTCAATAACGAAGTGGTTTACATGGAGAAATACCTTGAAAACCCTCGTCACGTTGAAGTACAAATTATTGCCGATGGTCAAGGTGGTGCTATTCATCTTGGTGAGCGTGATTGTTCAATGCAACGTCGCCATCAGAAAGTGGTGGAAGAAGCGCCTGCTCCAGGTATCACTGCCGAAATGCGTAAGTTCATAGGCGAACGTTGTACCCGTGCATGTATTGAAATTAACTATCGTGGTGCAGGTACCTTTGAGTTCTTGTATGAGAATGGTGAATTCTACTTTATCGAAATGAATACTCGTATTCAGGTAGAGCATCCGGTCACGGAAATGGTAACAGGTGTTGATCTTATTAAAGAACAGCTTCGTGTTGCAGCAGGTCAGCCACTGTCGTTTACTCAAGACGATATAAAAATAAGTGGACACTCAATCGAATGTCGAATCAACGCTGAAGATCCTGTGCGCTTCTTACCTTGCCCGGGCACGATCAACCGATTCCACGCACCAGGTGGTATGGGGGTTCGTTGGGAGTCGCATATCTATACTGGCTATACGGTTCCACCTCATTATGACTCGATGATAGGCAAACTTATTACTTACGGAGAGAATCGTGATGTGGCCATTGCACGTATGAAAAATGCGTTAAGTGAAATGATCATCGAAGGCATCAAAACCAACATATCCTTGCAACAAGAAATTATGAATGATGAAAACTTCCAACATGGCGGGGCTAACATTCATTACCTTGAGAAAAAACTTGGTCTACAGTAA
- the aroQ gene encoding type II 3-dehydroquinate dehydratase: MTAKLRILLLNGPNLNLLGVREPGHYGSQTLDQIVDSLMIQANSAGVELQHLQSNREYELLEAVHAAHNNVDFIIINPAAFTHTSVALRDALLGVAIPFIEVHLSNVHAREPFRHHSYLSDKAIGVICGLGAQGYQFALTAAIEQLTSKS; this comes from the coding sequence ATGACTGCAAAGTTACGCATTCTACTTTTAAACGGTCCAAATCTTAACCTATTAGGGGTTAGAGAACCTGGTCACTACGGTTCACAGACCCTAGATCAGATAGTGGATAGTTTAATGATTCAGGCCAACAGTGCAGGTGTTGAACTTCAGCACCTACAATCAAACAGAGAATATGAACTGCTAGAAGCCGTTCATGCCGCTCATAATAATGTTGATTTCATTATCATCAATCCGGCTGCATTTACCCATACCAGTGTTGCACTACGTGATGCTTTGTTAGGTGTGGCCATTCCTTTTATCGAAGTACATTTGTCCAATGTTCATGCTCGTGAACCTTTTCGCCATCACTCTTATCTATCCGATAAGGCGATAGGCGTTATATGTGGACTAGGTGCTCAAGGTTACCAATTTGCTTTGACGGCAGCGATAGAACAACTGACGTCAAAATCGTAA
- a CDS encoding 3-phenylpropionate MFS transporter, translating to MFSPSPYGWISQYFIGFFFAYGVYIPFWALWFKEQGVSASDIGLLMGLAFATRFIANLFITPRLHKVEHLLPAIRWLSFFSVIFIWFHFFTGGNFWMMAGATILFNLCCGPAIPLSDAMTNYYAKLGKLDYGRTRLWGSIAFIFGSTVVGYLISLYGTDMIVHTALAGTAVGLLLSMRTPNPPPVSVTDEDSVRPKLLALVKRPDVFRFLVLLSLIHGSHAAYYSFSTIYWKSIGHPENVIGYLWSIGVIAEITVFAISRRLFSGMSLRTMFLMASAGIALRWSLTATVTDVWALGVIQLLHGVTFATAHLAAIQYIQRAKQNEMVPLQALYNAIPMGAFTAVMTALSGVGFELWNANVFWVMASMGILALFVRVDPKKGLPEPQIES from the coding sequence ATGTTTTCCCCATCGCCTTATGGCTGGATTTCGCAGTACTTTATTGGTTTCTTTTTCGCTTACGGCGTATATATCCCATTTTGGGCACTCTGGTTTAAAGAGCAGGGCGTCTCGGCAAGTGATATAGGTTTGTTGATGGGGCTGGCATTTGCGACTCGATTTATTGCGAACCTTTTCATTACACCTAGACTACATAAAGTAGAGCACCTACTTCCGGCTATACGTTGGCTCAGCTTTTTTTCCGTTATTTTTATCTGGTTTCACTTCTTCACTGGTGGAAACTTCTGGATGATGGCGGGTGCCACCATTCTATTCAATCTTTGCTGTGGTCCTGCAATCCCTCTTTCTGATGCGATGACAAATTACTACGCGAAGCTTGGCAAACTTGATTACGGAAGAACGCGTTTGTGGGGCTCTATCGCCTTTATATTTGGTTCAACAGTCGTCGGTTACTTAATTTCGCTATATGGCACAGATATGATTGTTCATACTGCGCTAGCGGGTACCGCTGTTGGTCTTTTATTGTCTATGCGAACCCCAAACCCTCCGCCCGTCAGTGTGACTGATGAGGATTCGGTTAGGCCCAAACTGCTTGCTTTGGTAAAGAGACCGGATGTGTTTCGATTTTTGGTTTTACTCTCCCTCATTCATGGGAGTCATGCTGCGTATTACAGCTTTAGTACCATCTACTGGAAATCGATAGGTCATCCGGAGAATGTGATTGGTTACCTATGGAGTATTGGTGTTATTGCAGAGATTACTGTCTTTGCAATCAGCAGAAGGCTGTTTAGCGGTATGAGCCTGCGAACTATGTTTTTGATGGCTTCTGCAGGTATTGCACTGCGTTGGTCTTTAACCGCTACGGTTACGGATGTTTGGGCATTGGGCGTGATTCAATTATTGCATGGTGTGACGTTTGCAACCGCACATCTAGCCGCCATTCAATATATTCAGCGAGCAAAGCAGAACGAAATGGTGCCTTTACAAGCGTTGTACAATGCCATTCCTATGGGGGCGTTTACTGCGGTAATGACGGCATTAAGTGGCGTAGGTTTTGAGTTGTGGAACGCGAACGTATTTTGGGTTATGGCCTCAATGGGTATTTTGGCGCTCTTTGTTAGGGTGGATCCAAAAAAAGGGCTACCTGAGCCACAGATTGAGAGCTAA
- a CDS encoding DUF294 nucleotidyltransferase-like domain-containing protein: MPDKFNMQSPPFDRLSETQQLELRSSLDVAYYREKDVLLKAGEKCHFLHILIKGAVEERSADDLEIFAHYANDDIFDVRSQFDDFAKHKYVALEDTLSYLLPTQKFLDLYNANGQFAAYFDTNLAKRQELIEAAQQQQNLAEFILTKVDSTIYHPPLVLKPDLPLIDVTKMLKEKGVDAALVRLSDNDKRVLENANEHPYAIVTRTNMLHAVMLEEQPLDTAVGDIATFPVFHVDDGDFLFNAMITMTKQKMKRVMVCEGNDAVGMLDMTQILSAFSTHSHVLTLSIARASSIDELALAANKQRNLVESLITNGIRTRFIMELISAVNEQIIEKAFELVVPPANHDDICLIVLGSEGRGEQILKTDQDNALIIKNDVEIANLPSIMNNLTHTLQQLGYPLCPGKVMVNNPDWVKHSADWEKTLSSWISAARPEQVMKLAIVADAHAVAGNKALLTPIKNYLIKRMANQELILAEFTRPALNFSIPLTLFGKVKSSKEGVDIKGGGIFPIVHGVRALSLEHALDINNTFDRLIALQEKNVLEKETAENLSEALKLFLKLRLTQQLSQQHSHNKIELKLLDRTERDLLRHSLHVVKKFKQWLGYHYQIRD, translated from the coding sequence ATGCCTGACAAGTTTAATATGCAATCACCCCCATTTGACCGTTTATCTGAAACGCAGCAATTAGAATTACGTTCTTCTCTCGATGTCGCCTACTACAGAGAAAAAGATGTGCTACTGAAGGCGGGTGAAAAATGTCATTTTTTGCATATTCTAATTAAAGGTGCGGTAGAAGAACGCTCAGCCGACGATCTGGAGATATTTGCCCATTACGCCAACGACGATATTTTTGACGTTCGCTCTCAATTTGATGACTTCGCAAAACATAAATATGTCGCGCTAGAGGATACATTATCCTATCTATTACCTACTCAAAAGTTTCTCGATCTGTACAACGCAAATGGTCAGTTTGCAGCCTACTTTGATACCAACTTAGCAAAGCGCCAGGAGCTAATTGAGGCAGCTCAACAGCAACAAAACCTTGCAGAATTCATTTTAACCAAGGTGGATAGCACAATTTATCACCCTCCTTTAGTCCTTAAACCTGATCTCCCCTTAATAGACGTCACAAAAATGCTAAAAGAAAAGGGGGTAGATGCGGCACTTGTTAGACTTAGTGATAACGACAAACGAGTGTTAGAAAACGCCAACGAACATCCGTATGCCATTGTAACCAGAACCAATATGCTGCACGCCGTCATGTTAGAAGAACAACCATTGGACACCGCGGTTGGTGATATCGCCACCTTCCCTGTATTCCATGTTGATGATGGTGATTTCCTGTTTAATGCAATGATAACCATGACAAAACAGAAAATGAAAAGGGTAATGGTGTGTGAGGGAAATGACGCCGTAGGCATGTTAGATATGACCCAAATATTAAGTGCATTCTCTACCCATTCCCATGTTCTGACTCTAAGCATTGCGCGAGCGAGCAGTATCGATGAGTTAGCGCTTGCTGCAAACAAACAGAGAAACTTAGTTGAGAGCTTAATCACCAACGGTATTCGTACTCGATTTATCATGGAGCTAATCTCTGCGGTCAATGAGCAGATAATTGAAAAAGCGTTCGAGCTCGTCGTTCCACCCGCTAACCATGATGATATCTGCCTAATTGTTTTAGGTTCAGAGGGCCGTGGAGAGCAGATATTAAAAACCGATCAAGATAACGCCCTGATCATCAAAAATGATGTAGAGATAGCAAACCTACCCTCTATTATGAATAACCTAACACACACGCTACAACAACTTGGATATCCACTCTGTCCCGGCAAAGTCATGGTAAATAATCCAGATTGGGTGAAGCATAGCGCTGACTGGGAAAAAACACTCAGCAGTTGGATATCAGCCGCAAGACCCGAACAGGTAATGAAGCTTGCCATCGTCGCTGATGCTCATGCGGTCGCGGGCAATAAGGCACTGCTAACGCCAATTAAAAACTACTTGATAAAACGAATGGCGAATCAAGAACTTATTCTCGCTGAGTTCACTCGCCCTGCCCTGAACTTTTCGATACCACTAACCTTGTTTGGAAAAGTTAAATCATCCAAAGAAGGGGTCGATATCAAAGGAGGAGGTATATTTCCGATCGTTCATGGGGTTAGGGCTTTGAGCCTAGAGCATGCCCTTGATATAAATAACACCTTCGACAGACTTATTGCTCTTCAAGAGAAGAACGTGTTAGAAAAAGAAACCGCAGAGAACCTCAGCGAAGCATTAAAACTTTTCCTAAAACTTCGTCTGACACAGCAGTTGTCCCAACAACACAGCCACAACAAAATTGAACTCAAACTATTAGACAGAACTGAACGTGACCTACTTAGACACAGCCTGCACGTGGTGAAGAAATTCAAGCAGTGGCTCGGTTATCATTATCAAATTAGGGATTAG
- the acs gene encoding acetate--CoA ligase, with protein MSVYPVKDSIKALTHADNDTYLSMYQQSVSDPEGFWGEHGKIVDWIKPFTHVKSTSFDTGHVDIRWFEDGTLNVSANCIDRHLADKGDEVAIIWEGDDPNVDKSLTFNELHKEVCRFSNALKEAGVRKGDVVCLYMPMVPEAAVAMLACTRIGAVHTVVFGGFSPEALSGRIIDSNAKVVITADEGVRAGRAVPLKKNVDEALTNPEVKNISKVMVLKRTGGDIDWHEHRDIWWHEATAKASDDCPPEEMKAEDPLFILYTSGSTGKPKGVLHTTGGYLVYATMTFKYVFDYHDGDTFWCTADVGWITGHTYLVYGPLSNGAKTILFEGVPNYPNTSRMSEVVDKHQVSILYTAPTAIRALMAKGDEAIKGTNRSSLRIMGSVGEPINPEAWEWYYKTIGNEKSPIVDTWWQTETGGILISPLPGATDLKPGSATRPFFGVQPALVDNMGNIVEGAAEGNLVILDSWPGQMRSIYGDHDRFEQTYFSTFKGMYFTSDGARRDEDGYYWITGRVDDVLNVSGHRMGTAEIESALVAFSKIAEAAIVGVPHDIKGQAIYAYITLNDGEYPSAELHKEVKNWVRKEIGPIATPDVLHWTDSLPKTRSGKIMRRILRKIATGDTSNLGDTSTLADPSVVDKLIAEKADMS; from the coding sequence ATGAGTGTGTATCCAGTCAAAGATAGTATTAAAGCCCTGACCCATGCAGATAACGATACTTATCTATCCATGTATCAACAGTCTGTCAGCGATCCAGAAGGATTCTGGGGGGAACACGGCAAGATTGTTGATTGGATAAAACCTTTCACCCATGTCAAAAGCACTTCATTTGATACCGGTCATGTTGATATTCGTTGGTTTGAGGACGGTACACTTAATGTCTCAGCTAACTGTATCGACCGCCATCTTGCAGACAAGGGCGATGAGGTCGCGATTATCTGGGAAGGTGACGATCCTAATGTAGACAAGAGCCTAACCTTCAATGAACTACATAAAGAAGTATGCCGTTTCTCCAATGCATTGAAAGAAGCCGGCGTTCGTAAAGGCGATGTGGTATGTCTTTACATGCCGATGGTACCAGAAGCAGCAGTTGCCATGTTGGCATGTACTCGTATCGGGGCCGTTCATACTGTTGTATTTGGTGGCTTCTCGCCAGAAGCACTTTCAGGGCGCATTATTGACTCTAATGCAAAAGTTGTGATCACCGCGGATGAAGGTGTTCGCGCAGGACGAGCCGTTCCACTTAAGAAAAACGTTGATGAAGCATTAACGAATCCAGAAGTAAAAAACATCAGCAAAGTGATGGTACTTAAGCGTACTGGTGGTGATATAGATTGGCACGAACATCGTGATATTTGGTGGCACGAAGCCACAGCGAAAGCTTCAGATGACTGCCCACCAGAAGAGATGAAAGCAGAAGACCCACTATTTATTCTTTACACTTCAGGCTCTACCGGTAAACCGAAAGGCGTGCTGCATACTACTGGTGGTTATCTCGTTTATGCCACCATGACCTTTAAGTATGTGTTTGATTACCATGATGGCGATACTTTTTGGTGTACAGCGGACGTTGGTTGGATTACCGGTCATACGTACCTCGTTTATGGTCCTCTTTCAAACGGCGCTAAAACTATCTTGTTTGAAGGTGTACCAAATTACCCCAATACCAGCCGAATGAGCGAAGTGGTAGACAAGCATCAAGTCTCTATTTTGTATACGGCACCAACCGCTATCCGCGCCCTTATGGCGAAAGGTGATGAAGCGATTAAAGGTACCAACCGTAGCAGCCTTCGCATTATGGGCTCTGTCGGCGAGCCCATAAATCCTGAGGCGTGGGAATGGTATTACAAAACTATTGGTAATGAAAAATCACCCATTGTGGATACATGGTGGCAAACCGAGACTGGCGGTATTCTCATCTCACCTCTTCCGGGCGCGACAGATTTAAAACCGGGATCCGCTACACGGCCATTCTTTGGTGTTCAACCCGCCCTTGTCGATAACATGGGTAACATCGTTGAGGGTGCAGCAGAAGGTAACCTCGTTATTCTTGATTCTTGGCCAGGGCAGATGCGTAGCATTTACGGCGACCATGACCGTTTTGAACAGACCTATTTTTCTACATTTAAAGGCATGTATTTTACCAGTGACGGCGCTCGTCGAGACGAGGACGGTTATTACTGGATCACTGGGCGTGTTGATGATGTATTGAACGTGTCTGGCCACCGTATGGGTACGGCAGAGATAGAATCAGCACTCGTGGCCTTTAGCAAGATAGCTGAAGCAGCCATTGTGGGGGTTCCTCACGATATTAAAGGCCAAGCAATTTACGCCTATATCACATTGAACGATGGTGAATATCCAAGTGCAGAACTGCACAAAGAAGTAAAAAACTGGGTTCGCAAAGAGATAGGTCCAATTGCAACACCAGATGTACTTCACTGGACTGATTCTCTGCCAAAGACTCGTTCAGGCAAGATCATGCGTCGTATACTGCGAAAAATTGCAACCGGTGATACAAGCAACTTAGGCGACACATCAACACTCGCTGATCCTAGTGTTGTTGACAAACTTATCGCTGAAAAAGCAGATATGTCTTAA
- a CDS encoding 3'-5' exonuclease — protein MNWLRRNWWHYKLKESPYRDLFVAPINQELVSLDCETTSLDPKRAELVTIAATKIIGNRIITSEPFHVRLRAPQSLDSGSVRIHRIRHQDLIDGISEKEALKALITFIGNRPLVGYHIRYDKTILDIACKKQLGFPLPNKLIEVSHIYHEMLEKHLPNAYFDLSLDAICKHLNLPPQNNKHDALQDAISAALVYVRLTYGDLPTLSSAYMR, from the coding sequence ATGAATTGGCTTAGGCGCAACTGGTGGCACTACAAGCTCAAAGAATCACCTTACCGTGACCTCTTCGTTGCACCTATAAATCAAGAGTTAGTCTCTCTTGATTGTGAAACAACCAGCCTAGATCCTAAAAGGGCTGAGTTGGTCACCATTGCTGCAACCAAAATCATTGGAAATAGGATCATTACTAGCGAACCATTCCATGTACGGCTTCGAGCACCGCAATCTTTGGATTCGGGTTCCGTACGAATTCACCGTATCCGTCACCAAGATCTCATCGACGGCATAAGCGAGAAAGAGGCACTAAAAGCATTAATTACATTTATAGGTAATCGTCCATTAGTCGGGTACCACATCCGTTATGACAAAACGATATTAGATATCGCGTGTAAAAAACAGCTTGGGTTTCCATTGCCCAACAAGCTCATAGAGGTCAGTCATATCTATCATGAAATGTTAGAGAAACACCTCCCTAATGCTTATTTTGATTTAAGTTTAGATGCGATATGCAAACACCTGAACCTACCACCTCAAAACAATAAACATGACGCACTGCAAGACGCCATCTCTGCCGCATTAGTCTATGTTCGATTAACTTATGGTGATTTGCCAACGCTAAGTTCGGCTTATATGCGATAA
- the accB gene encoding acetyl-CoA carboxylase biotin carboxyl carrier protein, which yields MDIRKIKKLIELVEESGICELEISEGEESVRISRNSPAQFAPMQYAAPAPALAPAAVAQVAEAAPVIAEPAGHKVLSPMVGTFYRSPSPEAKSFVEVGQTVSAGDTIGIVEAMKMMNQIESDKSGVVTAILVEDGATVEFDQPLVVIE from the coding sequence ATGGATATACGTAAAATAAAGAAACTTATCGAACTAGTAGAAGAATCTGGTATTTGCGAACTTGAGATCTCAGAAGGTGAAGAATCAGTACGCATCAGCCGTAACAGCCCAGCACAATTTGCTCCTATGCAATATGCAGCACCTGCACCCGCACTTGCACCTGCCGCCGTCGCGCAAGTAGCAGAAGCCGCCCCCGTTATAGCAGAACCTGCTGGTCACAAAGTTCTTTCACCAATGGTCGGCACTTTCTATCGCTCTCCAAGCCCCGAAGCAAAATCATTTGTTGAAGTGGGCCAAACTGTTTCTGCTGGTGACACTATTGGTATCGTAGAAGCAATGAAAATGATGAACCAAATCGAATCTGATAAATCTGGTGTTGTAACCGCAATTCTAGTCGAAGACGGCGCAACAGTAGAATTCGATCAACCACTTGTTGTTATCGAATAA
- the recG gene encoding ATP-dependent DNA helicase RecG, translated as MSQLLSAIPITSLVGVGAKVAEKLNKVGLHTVQDLLFHLPLRYEDRTRIYPMAKVHSGLWAAVQGKVMSVDTIFGRKKMLSVKISDGNGTLTLRFFNFTAGMKNNFSEGKQVHAYGEIKRGSYGLEIVHPDYKFFAPTTTPDIEQNLTPVYPTTEGLRQNTLRNLSEQALSLLDKSAVEELLPNGLYNNQLTLAQALHTIHRPPPNINIDDFDEGKTPAQQRLIIEELIAQNLSMLAIRNKSQQDTALPLPETGGLKEKLLAQLPFSPTNAQNRVVEEIEADLVKPHPMMRLVQGDVGSGKTLVAALAAVRAISHGYQVALMAPTELLAEQHALNFTNWLEPLGIQVAWLAGKLKGKTRQAELNKIVSGDAKMVVGTHALFQDHVEFNQLALVVIDEQHRFGVHQRLKLREKGEAQGSFPHQLIMTATPIPRTLAMTAYADLETSIIDELPPGRTPIQTVAIPDTKRSMIIDRVQNACLNERKQAYWVCTLIDESEVLEAQAAADTAEELQRQLPGLKIGLVHGRMKSAEKQAVMLQFKNNELHLLVATTVIEVGVDVPNSSLMIIENPERLGLAQLHQLRGRVGRGTIASHCVLLYHSPLSKTAQKRLSVLRESNDGFVIAQRDLEIRGPGELLGTKQTGIADLKIADLVRDQRLIPEIQRMARFIHDQYPDNAKSIIERWLGERDIYSNA; from the coding sequence ATGTCACAGCTTTTATCCGCTATTCCAATCACATCATTAGTTGGTGTTGGAGCAAAGGTTGCCGAGAAGTTGAATAAAGTAGGCTTACATACCGTTCAAGACCTTTTGTTTCACCTGCCTTTACGTTACGAAGACCGCACTAGAATTTACCCAATGGCTAAGGTTCATTCAGGTCTATGGGCTGCCGTGCAAGGAAAAGTAATGAGCGTCGATACTATCTTTGGCCGAAAAAAAATGCTCAGCGTAAAGATAAGCGACGGCAATGGTACATTAACCCTGCGCTTTTTTAATTTCACTGCAGGGATGAAAAACAACTTCTCAGAGGGGAAGCAGGTTCACGCTTATGGGGAAATAAAACGTGGTAGTTATGGCTTGGAAATTGTACATCCAGATTATAAATTCTTTGCACCAACAACCACACCGGATATCGAACAAAATCTAACACCGGTCTACCCAACAACAGAAGGCCTGAGACAAAACACCCTTAGAAACCTCAGTGAGCAAGCCTTATCGTTATTAGACAAATCAGCCGTTGAAGAGCTTCTTCCTAATGGCCTGTATAACAATCAACTCACATTAGCTCAGGCATTGCACACTATCCATCGCCCACCACCAAATATTAATATAGACGATTTTGATGAAGGAAAAACACCCGCTCAACAACGTCTTATTATTGAAGAACTAATCGCCCAAAATTTATCCATGCTCGCAATTCGAAATAAAAGCCAACAAGACACCGCATTGCCTTTACCTGAAACGGGAGGTCTTAAAGAAAAACTTTTAGCTCAGTTGCCTTTCTCCCCCACTAATGCACAAAACAGAGTGGTTGAAGAGATAGAAGCAGACTTAGTTAAACCTCACCCCATGATGCGTTTAGTACAGGGTGATGTAGGTTCAGGTAAAACATTGGTTGCTGCACTGGCGGCAGTAAGAGCAATATCACATGGGTACCAGGTGGCACTCATGGCACCTACCGAATTGTTAGCAGAGCAGCACGCATTAAATTTCACGAATTGGTTAGAACCTTTAGGTATTCAAGTCGCTTGGTTAGCGGGAAAATTGAAAGGAAAAACCAGACAAGCGGAGTTAAATAAAATTGTCTCTGGCGACGCTAAAATGGTGGTTGGAACCCACGCCCTCTTCCAAGACCACGTTGAGTTTAACCAACTGGCGTTAGTCGTTATTGATGAGCAGCATCGATTTGGTGTTCATCAGCGGTTAAAGCTGCGAGAAAAAGGAGAAGCGCAAGGCTCTTTTCCTCATCAACTCATCATGACCGCGACCCCAATACCTAGAACCTTGGCGATGACAGCCTATGCCGATTTAGAAACGTCGATCATTGACGAATTACCACCAGGACGAACACCAATCCAAACCGTGGCTATCCCAGATACAAAAAGAAGCATGATTATCGATAGGGTTCAAAATGCTTGCTTAAACGAAAGGAAGCAAGCCTATTGGGTCTGCACGCTTATCGATGAATCTGAAGTATTAGAAGCGCAAGCGGCTGCGGATACGGCAGAAGAGCTACAAAGGCAACTACCAGGCCTAAAAATAGGTTTAGTGCATGGCCGAATGAAATCAGCAGAAAAACAAGCCGTAATGTTGCAGTTCAAAAACAATGAGTTGCATTTATTGGTTGCGACAACGGTTATTGAAGTCGGCGTTGATGTTCCCAATTCCAGTCTAATGATTATCGAAAATCCCGAACGTTTAGGGCTTGCTCAACTTCACCAGCTTCGTGGACGTGTCGGGCGTGGAACCATTGCGAGTCATTGTGTATTGCTGTATCACTCTCCTCTGTCTAAAACAGCACAAAAACGTTTAAGTGTTTTACGTGAAAGTAATGATGGTTTTGTTATCGCCCAACGTGACTTGGAAATTAGAGGTCCGGGAGAATTATTGGGGACAAAACAGACGGGTATCGCCGATTTGAAGATTGCTGACTTAGTCAGAGATCAAAGGCTTATCCCTGAAATTCAACGAATGGCCAGATTCATACATGATCAGTACCCAGACAATGCAAAATCAATCATCGAGCGCTGGCTAGGCGAACGAGATATTTACTCAAACGCTTAG